Proteins found in one Pelmatolapia mariae isolate MD_Pm_ZW linkage group LG7, Pm_UMD_F_2, whole genome shotgun sequence genomic segment:
- the LOC134631261 gene encoding pleckstrin homology domain-containing family A member 5-like isoform X9, whose protein sequence is MAAELQPEWISCLPSSWSYGVTRDGRVFFVNEEAKSTTWLHPVSGEAVITGHRKTPDLPTGWEEGYTFEGARCFINHNERKVTCKHPVSGLPSQDNCIFVINEQSASKVPANEKKERPVSTMSEASNYTGGSEQAANPSSPGGRPSRPSKKIHNFGKRSNSIRRNPGAPVIKRNWLYKQDSTGMKLWKKRWFVLSDLCLFYYRDEKEEGILGSILLPSFRISMLSVDDHITRKYAFKATHPNMRTYYFCTDTAKEMESWMKVMTDAALVQSEPVKRLDKLKVEQCGPQEINHVANHRTETEIQKNERNREVDREHAAVSPTTEEEERKQRDAERYGFQKDGADRERPLTKINSIKLQPAQAAAIKANMTSLQPQTEVDGSQHSPQVNGSGEQRPANGTGVPPLQSSPHEPDRSLSRTSSMQQLEQWVRTQRGRGQDDDTRSITSYQTLPRNLPSHRVPYMPHYGDGYCSMPRNSMAQRDSICSMSPSVYDQAMGPSMTEKRRSMRDDTMWQLYEWQQRQAYGRQPGLYSNMASPKTMINLSEHAAPSHSIPPSPSHGSLSMYGGYSPMRSYNMGNTRSEISSPIYRRDMTVERRQRPPVNKYAYLPDRRSMPAGIPIQTITAQSLQGKTNDILSHHLQRNLMYLDNQMSPEDYREQAYTCMPEEVDTDTKLSRLCEQDKMVRIQEEKLQQLYREKHTLETALLSASQEIELGSDNPAAMQSVMQQRDLLQSGLLSTCREVSRVTAEVERLWREYDRMEGDVTMAKNNLLEQLEALGSPQTEPPSQQHVRIQKELWRIQDVMEALNKHKAQRNALDGMSFYGPKANFSKHKNEGPDYRLYKSEPELTTVAEVDENNGEDRSEYPSDREHVGNKGMSYPVGIVPPRTKSPVPDSSSIASYVTLRKTRKPDPRTERPRSAVEQQLCAVESSRPRMSVEEQLERIRRHQQGTLREKKKSLSIRGSSQENTPSRSHSFTKENHYRNTQFQMRRRDEVISSDIQELEASLRQQEVVGEQETPAEEIARLKESSQADHFNVDRELSVPDKVLIPERYIESDPEEALSPEQEADKQRKVDRIKALIAKNSMQNVLPSLALSPEEETEEEVTVQEKEKMINISYELAAEASKRSKLVAVKSLSSSSPPHPQSPTTAPPQLTDGSHFMCV, encoded by the exons CCACAATGAACGGAAGGTGACCTGCAAGCATCCTGTGTCAGGCTTACCCTCGCAAGACAACTGCATCTTTGTCATCAACGAACA aTCTGCTTCCAAAGTGCCGGCGAATGAGAAGAAGGAACGACCAGTAAGCACCATGAGTGAGGCCTCTAACTACACGGGCGGCTCGGAGCAAGCTGCAAACCCCAGTAGCCCCGGAGGAAGG CCCTCAAGACCTTCTAAAAAAATTCACAACTTTGGGAAACGATCCAACTCCATCAGGAGGAATCCCGGTGCCCCGGTTATCAAGAGAAACTGGCTGTATAAACAG GACAGTACAGGGATGAAGCTATGGAAGAAGAGGTGGTTTGTCCTTTCTGACCTCTGCCTCTTCTACTACAGAG ATGAAAAAGAGGAGGGGATTCTCGGCAGTATCCTCCTGCCAAGCTTTCGTATATCCATGTTGTCTGTGGACGATCACATTACCAGAAAATATGCCTTCAAG GCGACACATCCCAACATGAGGACGTACTACTTTTGCACAGACACAGCCAAAGAGATGGAATCTTGGATGAAAGTGATGACAGATGCTGCACTCGTGCAGTCAGAGCCAGTCAAAAG GTTGGACAAACTAAAAGTGGAGCAGTGTGGACCTCAAGAGATCAACCATGTGGCCAACCATAGAACAGAAACCGAAATCCAGAAGAATGAGCGCAACCGTGAGGTTGACCGTGAGCACGCAGCCGTCTCCcccaccacagaagaagaggagagaaagCAGCGAGATGCAGAGCGCTACGGCTTCCAGAAGGATGGGGCCGACCGTGAACGTCCACTCACCAAAATAAACAGTATCAAACTGCAGCCAGCGCAGGCGGCAGCCATCAAGGCTAATATGACCTCGCTGCAGCCTCAGACCGAGGTTGACGGATCACAACACAGCCCCCAAGTTAATGGATCTGGAGAACAGCGTCCAGCTAATGGGACTGGAGTCCCTCCTCTGCAAAGTTCCCCACATGAGCCGGATCGCAGTCTGAGTCGGACCAGCTCGATGCAGCAGCTGGAGCAGTGGGTTCGCACACAGAGAGGACGTGGCCAGGACGACGATACCAGAAG CATCACATCATACCAAACGCTGCCTAGAAATTTGCCAAGCCATCGGGTACCCTACATGCCTCATTATGGAGATGGATATTGCAGTATGCCCAGGAATAGCATGGCACAGCGGGACAGCATCTGCAGCATGTCCCCATCGGTATATGACCAGGCCATGGGTCCTTCAATGACTGAGAAACGCCGCTCCATGCGCGATGACACCATGTGGCAGTTGTACGAGTGGCAGCAAAGGCAGGCCTACGGCAGGCAGCCAGGGCTGTACAGCAATATGGCCAGTCCCAAAACCATGATCAACTTGTCAGAGCATGCTGCACCGAGCCACTCCATCCCCCCCTCGCCCTCCCATGGCTCCCTGTCGATGTACGGCGGCTACTCTCCAATGAGATCTTACAACATGGGCAACACTCGCTCTGAAATTTCCTCTCCCATCTACCGAAGAGACATGACTGTTGAGAGACGGCAGAGGCCACCCGTCAACAAG TATGCTTACCTGCCTGATAGGAGGTCTATGCCAGCAGGGATCCCAATCCAGACCATCACTGCCCAGTCTTTACAAGGCAAAACA AACGACATTCTTTCTCACCACCTCCAAAGGAACCTCATGTATTTGGACAATCAG ATGAGTCCAGAGGACTACAGGGAACAAGCCTATACATGCATGCCAGAAGAAGTGGACACTGAT ACTAAACTTAGCAGGCTGTGTGAGCAGGACAAAATGGTGAGGATACAGGAGGAAAAACTGCAGCAGCTGTACAGAGAGAAG CACACTCTGGAGACAGCACTTCTGTCAGCTAGCCAGGAGATAGAGTTGGGCTCCGACAACCCGGCTGCCATGCAGAGCGTCATGCAGCAGAGAGACTTGCTGCAGAGCGGCCTCCTCAGCACTTGCAGAGAGGTGTCCAGAGTTACTGCT GAGGTGGAGCGGTTATGGAGGGAATATGACAGGATGGAAGGAGATGTGACTATGGCTAAGAACAACCTGCTGGAGCAGCTAGAAGCACTGGGAAGCCCTCAG ACAGAACCACCCAGCCAGCAGCATGTCCGCATCCAGAAGGAGCTGTGGAGGATTCAAGATGTGATGGAGGCCCTGAATAAACACAAAGCCCAGAGAAATGCTCTTGATGGGATGAGTTTCTATGGGCCCAAAGCCAACTTCAGTAAGCACAAAAATGAG GGTCCTGACTACAGACTGTACAAAAGTGAGCCAGAACTCACCACAGTGGCCGAAGTGGATGAGAATAATGGAGAAGACAGATCTGAATATCCATCTGATAGAGAACATGTTGGAAACAAAG GTATGTCCTATCCAGTTGGTATCGTCCCACCAAGGACCAAATCTCCAGTGCCTGATTCGTCCTCCATAGCTTCATATGTTACATTAAGAAAGACCAGGAAGCCTGACCCTAGAACG GAGCGTCCACGCAGTGCAgtggagcagcagctgtgtgctgTGGAGAGCAGCCGACCCAGGATGAGCGTGGAGGAGCAGCTGGAGAGGATCCGTCGCCACCAGCAGGGTACCCTcagggagaagaaaaaaagcctcAGCATCAGGGGTAGCAGTCAGGAGAACACACCCTCTCGCAGCCACTCATTTACTAAAGAAAACCATTACCGCAACACGCAG ttTCAAATGAGGCGCAGAGATGAGGTGATAAGCAGTGACATTCAGGAGCTGGAGGCCTCTCTCAGGCAGCAGGAGGTGGTGGGGGAGCAGGAGACGCCCGCTGAGGAGATAGCTCGTCTCAAAGAATCCTCCCAGGCTGATCACTTTAATGTCGACCGAGAG CTTTCTGTGCCTGACAAAGTGCTCATTCCTGAGCGTTACATTGAATCGGACCCCGAGGAGGCTCTGAGTCCTGAGCAGGAGGCTGATAAGCAGAGAAAAGTCGACCGCATCAAAGCCCTCATAGCCAAAAACAG CATGCAGAATGTGCTGCCTAGTCTGGCTCTAAGCCCTGAGGAGGAGACTGAAGAGGAGGTTACTGTACAGGAAAAGGAGAAGATGATTAATATCTCCTACGAGCTGGCAGCCGAGGCCTCCAAACGCAGCAAGCTGGTAGCAG TGAAAAGCCTGTCGTCCTCTTCCCCACCCCATCCGCAGTCTCCCACCACCGCACCCCCCCAGCTCACTGACGGTTCTCACTTCATGTGTGTGTAG
- the LOC134631261 gene encoding pleckstrin homology domain-containing family A member 5-like isoform X6 produces MAAELQPEWISCLPSSWSYGVTRDGRVFFVNEEAKSTTWLHPVSGEAVITGHRKTPDLPTGWEEGYTFEGARCFINHNERKVTCKHPVSGLPSQDNCIFVINEQSASKVPANEKKERPVSTMSEASNYTGGSEQAANPSSPGGRPSRPSKKIHNFGKRSNSIRRNPGAPVIKRNWLYKQDSTGMKLWKKRWFVLSDLCLFYYRDEKEEGILGSILLPSFRISMLSVDDHITRKYAFKATHPNMRTYYFCTDTAKEMESWMKVMTDAALVQSEPVKRLDKLKVEQCGPQEINHVANHRTETEIQKNERNREVDREHAAVSPTTEEEERKQRDAERYGFQKDGADRERPLTKINSIKLQPAQAAAIKANMTSLQPQTEVDGSQHSPQVNGSGEQRPANGTGVPPLQSSPHEPDRSLSRTSSMQQLEQWVRTQRGRGQDDDTRSITSYQTLPRNLPSHRVPYMPHYGDGYCSMPRNSMAQRDSICSMSPSVYDQAMGPSMTEKRRSMRDDTMWQLYEWQQRQAYGRQPGLYSNMASPKTMINLSEHAAPSHSIPPSPSHGSLSMYGGYSPMRSYNMGNTRSEISSPIYRRDMTVERRQRPPVNKYAYLPDRRSMPAGIPIQTITAQSLQGKTNDILSHHLQRNLMYLDNQMSPEDYREQAYTCMPEEVDTDTKLSRLCEQDKMVRIQEEKLQQLYREKHTLETALLSASQEIELGSDNPAAMQSVMQQRDLLQSGLLSTCREVSRVTAEVERLWREYDRMEGDVTMAKNNLLEQLEALGSPQTEPPSQQHVRIQKELWRIQDVMEALNKHKAQRNALDGMSFYGPKANFSKHKNEEEDSVPPRPPLPQSYEPNPPTVPPMPSHPGVRPSSLHKPEDRKANHRNSTHSGPDYRLYKSEPELTTVAEVDENNGEDRSEYPSDREHVGNKGMSYPVGIVPPRTKSPVPDSSSIASYVTLRKTRKPDPRTERPRSAVEQQLCAVESSRPRMSVEEQLERIRRHQQGTLREKKKSLSIRGSSQENTPSRSHSFTKENHYRNTQFQMRRRDEVISSDIQELEASLRQQEVVGEQETPAEEIARLKESSQADHFNVDRELSVPDKVLIPERYIESDPEEALSPEQEADKQRKVDRIKALIAKNSMQNVLPSLALSPEEETEEEVTVQEKEKMINISYELAAEASKRSKLVAVKSLSSSSPPHPQSPTTAPPQLTDGSHFMCV; encoded by the exons CCACAATGAACGGAAGGTGACCTGCAAGCATCCTGTGTCAGGCTTACCCTCGCAAGACAACTGCATCTTTGTCATCAACGAACA aTCTGCTTCCAAAGTGCCGGCGAATGAGAAGAAGGAACGACCAGTAAGCACCATGAGTGAGGCCTCTAACTACACGGGCGGCTCGGAGCAAGCTGCAAACCCCAGTAGCCCCGGAGGAAGG CCCTCAAGACCTTCTAAAAAAATTCACAACTTTGGGAAACGATCCAACTCCATCAGGAGGAATCCCGGTGCCCCGGTTATCAAGAGAAACTGGCTGTATAAACAG GACAGTACAGGGATGAAGCTATGGAAGAAGAGGTGGTTTGTCCTTTCTGACCTCTGCCTCTTCTACTACAGAG ATGAAAAAGAGGAGGGGATTCTCGGCAGTATCCTCCTGCCAAGCTTTCGTATATCCATGTTGTCTGTGGACGATCACATTACCAGAAAATATGCCTTCAAG GCGACACATCCCAACATGAGGACGTACTACTTTTGCACAGACACAGCCAAAGAGATGGAATCTTGGATGAAAGTGATGACAGATGCTGCACTCGTGCAGTCAGAGCCAGTCAAAAG GTTGGACAAACTAAAAGTGGAGCAGTGTGGACCTCAAGAGATCAACCATGTGGCCAACCATAGAACAGAAACCGAAATCCAGAAGAATGAGCGCAACCGTGAGGTTGACCGTGAGCACGCAGCCGTCTCCcccaccacagaagaagaggagagaaagCAGCGAGATGCAGAGCGCTACGGCTTCCAGAAGGATGGGGCCGACCGTGAACGTCCACTCACCAAAATAAACAGTATCAAACTGCAGCCAGCGCAGGCGGCAGCCATCAAGGCTAATATGACCTCGCTGCAGCCTCAGACCGAGGTTGACGGATCACAACACAGCCCCCAAGTTAATGGATCTGGAGAACAGCGTCCAGCTAATGGGACTGGAGTCCCTCCTCTGCAAAGTTCCCCACATGAGCCGGATCGCAGTCTGAGTCGGACCAGCTCGATGCAGCAGCTGGAGCAGTGGGTTCGCACACAGAGAGGACGTGGCCAGGACGACGATACCAGAAG CATCACATCATACCAAACGCTGCCTAGAAATTTGCCAAGCCATCGGGTACCCTACATGCCTCATTATGGAGATGGATATTGCAGTATGCCCAGGAATAGCATGGCACAGCGGGACAGCATCTGCAGCATGTCCCCATCGGTATATGACCAGGCCATGGGTCCTTCAATGACTGAGAAACGCCGCTCCATGCGCGATGACACCATGTGGCAGTTGTACGAGTGGCAGCAAAGGCAGGCCTACGGCAGGCAGCCAGGGCTGTACAGCAATATGGCCAGTCCCAAAACCATGATCAACTTGTCAGAGCATGCTGCACCGAGCCACTCCATCCCCCCCTCGCCCTCCCATGGCTCCCTGTCGATGTACGGCGGCTACTCTCCAATGAGATCTTACAACATGGGCAACACTCGCTCTGAAATTTCCTCTCCCATCTACCGAAGAGACATGACTGTTGAGAGACGGCAGAGGCCACCCGTCAACAAG TATGCTTACCTGCCTGATAGGAGGTCTATGCCAGCAGGGATCCCAATCCAGACCATCACTGCCCAGTCTTTACAAGGCAAAACA AACGACATTCTTTCTCACCACCTCCAAAGGAACCTCATGTATTTGGACAATCAG ATGAGTCCAGAGGACTACAGGGAACAAGCCTATACATGCATGCCAGAAGAAGTGGACACTGAT ACTAAACTTAGCAGGCTGTGTGAGCAGGACAAAATGGTGAGGATACAGGAGGAAAAACTGCAGCAGCTGTACAGAGAGAAG CACACTCTGGAGACAGCACTTCTGTCAGCTAGCCAGGAGATAGAGTTGGGCTCCGACAACCCGGCTGCCATGCAGAGCGTCATGCAGCAGAGAGACTTGCTGCAGAGCGGCCTCCTCAGCACTTGCAGAGAGGTGTCCAGAGTTACTGCT GAGGTGGAGCGGTTATGGAGGGAATATGACAGGATGGAAGGAGATGTGACTATGGCTAAGAACAACCTGCTGGAGCAGCTAGAAGCACTGGGAAGCCCTCAG ACAGAACCACCCAGCCAGCAGCATGTCCGCATCCAGAAGGAGCTGTGGAGGATTCAAGATGTGATGGAGGCCCTGAATAAACACAAAGCCCAGAGAAATGCTCTTGATGGGATGAGTTTCTATGGGCCCAAAGCCAACTTCAGTAAGCACAAAAATGAG GAGGAGGACTCTGTACCCCCACGGCCACCCCTACCCCAGTCCTACGAGCCCAACCCCCCCACCGTGCCCCCTATGCCGTCTCATCCCGGCGTGCGCCCTTCATCACTCCACAAGCCAGAGGACAGGAAGGCCAATCACAGGAATAGCACGCACAGC GGTCCTGACTACAGACTGTACAAAAGTGAGCCAGAACTCACCACAGTGGCCGAAGTGGATGAGAATAATGGAGAAGACAGATCTGAATATCCATCTGATAGAGAACATGTTGGAAACAAAG GTATGTCCTATCCAGTTGGTATCGTCCCACCAAGGACCAAATCTCCAGTGCCTGATTCGTCCTCCATAGCTTCATATGTTACATTAAGAAAGACCAGGAAGCCTGACCCTAGAACG GAGCGTCCACGCAGTGCAgtggagcagcagctgtgtgctgTGGAGAGCAGCCGACCCAGGATGAGCGTGGAGGAGCAGCTGGAGAGGATCCGTCGCCACCAGCAGGGTACCCTcagggagaagaaaaaaagcctcAGCATCAGGGGTAGCAGTCAGGAGAACACACCCTCTCGCAGCCACTCATTTACTAAAGAAAACCATTACCGCAACACGCAG ttTCAAATGAGGCGCAGAGATGAGGTGATAAGCAGTGACATTCAGGAGCTGGAGGCCTCTCTCAGGCAGCAGGAGGTGGTGGGGGAGCAGGAGACGCCCGCTGAGGAGATAGCTCGTCTCAAAGAATCCTCCCAGGCTGATCACTTTAATGTCGACCGAGAG CTTTCTGTGCCTGACAAAGTGCTCATTCCTGAGCGTTACATTGAATCGGACCCCGAGGAGGCTCTGAGTCCTGAGCAGGAGGCTGATAAGCAGAGAAAAGTCGACCGCATCAAAGCCCTCATAGCCAAAAACAG CATGCAGAATGTGCTGCCTAGTCTGGCTCTAAGCCCTGAGGAGGAGACTGAAGAGGAGGTTACTGTACAGGAAAAGGAGAAGATGATTAATATCTCCTACGAGCTGGCAGCCGAGGCCTCCAAACGCAGCAAGCTGGTAGCAG TGAAAAGCCTGTCGTCCTCTTCCCCACCCCATCCGCAGTCTCCCACCACCGCACCCCCCCAGCTCACTGACGGTTCTCACTTCATGTGTGTGTAG
- the LOC134631261 gene encoding pleckstrin homology domain-containing family A member 5-like isoform X4, translating to MAAELQPEWISCLPSSWSYGVTRDGRVFFVNEEAKSTTWLHPVSGEAVITGHRKTPDLPTGWEEGYTFEGARCFINHNERKVTCKHPVSGLPSQDNCIFVINEQSASKVPANEKKERPVSTMSEASNYTGGSEQAANPSSPGGRPSRPSKKIHNFGKRSNSIRRNPGAPVIKRNWLYKQDSTGMKLWKKRWFVLSDLCLFYYRDEKEEGILGSILLPSFRISMLSVDDHITRKYAFKATHPNMRTYYFCTDTAKEMESWMKVMTDAALVQSEPVKRLDKLKVEQCGPQEINHVANHRTETEIQKNERNREVDREHAAVSPTTEEEERKQRDAERYGFQKDGADRERPLTKINSIKLQPAQAAAIKANMTSLQPQTEVDGSQHSPQVNGSGEQRPANGTGVPPLQSSPHEPDRSLSRTSSMQQLEQWVRTQRGRGQDDDTRSITSYQTLPRNLPSHRVPYMPHYGDGYCSMPRNSMAQRDSICSMSPSVYDQAMGPSMTEKRRSMRDDTMWQLYEWQQRQAYGRQPGLYSNMASPKTMINLSEHAAPSHSIPPSPSHGSLSMYGGYSPMRSYNMGNTRSEISSPIYRRDMTVERRQRPPVNKYAYLPDRRSMPAGIPIQTITAQSLQGKTNDILSHHLQRNLMYLDNQMKENEPLIVMTHTLIENSAPRPQLYQQMSPEDYREQAYTCMPEEVDTDTKLSRLCEQDKMVRIQEEKLQQLYREKHTLETALLSASQEIELGSDNPAAMQSVMQQRDLLQSGLLSTCREVSRVTAEVERLWREYDRMEGDVTMAKNNLLEQLEALGSPQTEPPSQQHVRIQKELWRIQDVMEALNKHKAQRNALDGMSFYGPKANFSKHKNEEEDSVPPRPPLPQSYEPNPPTVPPMPSHPGVRPSSLHKPEDRKANHRNSTHSGPDYRLYKSEPELTTVAEVDENNGEDRSEYPSDREHVGNKGMSYPVGIVPPRTKSPVPDSSSIASYVTLRKTRKPDPRTERPRSAVEQQLCAVESSRPRMSVEEQLERIRRHQQGTLREKKKSLSIRGSSQENTPSRSHSFTKENHYRNTQFQMRRRDEVISSDIQELEASLRQQEVVGEQETPAEEIARLKESSQADHFNVDRELSVPDKVLIPERYIESDPEEALSPEQEADKQRKVDRIKALIAKNSMQNVLPSLALSPEEETEEEVTVQEKEKMINISYELAAEASKRSKLVAVKSLSSSSPPHPQSPTTAPPQLTDGSHFMCV from the exons CCACAATGAACGGAAGGTGACCTGCAAGCATCCTGTGTCAGGCTTACCCTCGCAAGACAACTGCATCTTTGTCATCAACGAACA aTCTGCTTCCAAAGTGCCGGCGAATGAGAAGAAGGAACGACCAGTAAGCACCATGAGTGAGGCCTCTAACTACACGGGCGGCTCGGAGCAAGCTGCAAACCCCAGTAGCCCCGGAGGAAGG CCCTCAAGACCTTCTAAAAAAATTCACAACTTTGGGAAACGATCCAACTCCATCAGGAGGAATCCCGGTGCCCCGGTTATCAAGAGAAACTGGCTGTATAAACAG GACAGTACAGGGATGAAGCTATGGAAGAAGAGGTGGTTTGTCCTTTCTGACCTCTGCCTCTTCTACTACAGAG ATGAAAAAGAGGAGGGGATTCTCGGCAGTATCCTCCTGCCAAGCTTTCGTATATCCATGTTGTCTGTGGACGATCACATTACCAGAAAATATGCCTTCAAG GCGACACATCCCAACATGAGGACGTACTACTTTTGCACAGACACAGCCAAAGAGATGGAATCTTGGATGAAAGTGATGACAGATGCTGCACTCGTGCAGTCAGAGCCAGTCAAAAG GTTGGACAAACTAAAAGTGGAGCAGTGTGGACCTCAAGAGATCAACCATGTGGCCAACCATAGAACAGAAACCGAAATCCAGAAGAATGAGCGCAACCGTGAGGTTGACCGTGAGCACGCAGCCGTCTCCcccaccacagaagaagaggagagaaagCAGCGAGATGCAGAGCGCTACGGCTTCCAGAAGGATGGGGCCGACCGTGAACGTCCACTCACCAAAATAAACAGTATCAAACTGCAGCCAGCGCAGGCGGCAGCCATCAAGGCTAATATGACCTCGCTGCAGCCTCAGACCGAGGTTGACGGATCACAACACAGCCCCCAAGTTAATGGATCTGGAGAACAGCGTCCAGCTAATGGGACTGGAGTCCCTCCTCTGCAAAGTTCCCCACATGAGCCGGATCGCAGTCTGAGTCGGACCAGCTCGATGCAGCAGCTGGAGCAGTGGGTTCGCACACAGAGAGGACGTGGCCAGGACGACGATACCAGAAG CATCACATCATACCAAACGCTGCCTAGAAATTTGCCAAGCCATCGGGTACCCTACATGCCTCATTATGGAGATGGATATTGCAGTATGCCCAGGAATAGCATGGCACAGCGGGACAGCATCTGCAGCATGTCCCCATCGGTATATGACCAGGCCATGGGTCCTTCAATGACTGAGAAACGCCGCTCCATGCGCGATGACACCATGTGGCAGTTGTACGAGTGGCAGCAAAGGCAGGCCTACGGCAGGCAGCCAGGGCTGTACAGCAATATGGCCAGTCCCAAAACCATGATCAACTTGTCAGAGCATGCTGCACCGAGCCACTCCATCCCCCCCTCGCCCTCCCATGGCTCCCTGTCGATGTACGGCGGCTACTCTCCAATGAGATCTTACAACATGGGCAACACTCGCTCTGAAATTTCCTCTCCCATCTACCGAAGAGACATGACTGTTGAGAGACGGCAGAGGCCACCCGTCAACAAG TATGCTTACCTGCCTGATAGGAGGTCTATGCCAGCAGGGATCCCAATCCAGACCATCACTGCCCAGTCTTTACAAGGCAAAACA AACGACATTCTTTCTCACCACCTCCAAAGGAACCTCATGTATTTGGACAATCAG ATGAAGGAAAATGAGCCTTTAATCGTCATGACTCACACTTTGATTGAGAACTCTGCCCCAAGGCCTCAACTTTACCAGCAA ATGAGTCCAGAGGACTACAGGGAACAAGCCTATACATGCATGCCAGAAGAAGTGGACACTGAT ACTAAACTTAGCAGGCTGTGTGAGCAGGACAAAATGGTGAGGATACAGGAGGAAAAACTGCAGCAGCTGTACAGAGAGAAG CACACTCTGGAGACAGCACTTCTGTCAGCTAGCCAGGAGATAGAGTTGGGCTCCGACAACCCGGCTGCCATGCAGAGCGTCATGCAGCAGAGAGACTTGCTGCAGAGCGGCCTCCTCAGCACTTGCAGAGAGGTGTCCAGAGTTACTGCT GAGGTGGAGCGGTTATGGAGGGAATATGACAGGATGGAAGGAGATGTGACTATGGCTAAGAACAACCTGCTGGAGCAGCTAGAAGCACTGGGAAGCCCTCAG ACAGAACCACCCAGCCAGCAGCATGTCCGCATCCAGAAGGAGCTGTGGAGGATTCAAGATGTGATGGAGGCCCTGAATAAACACAAAGCCCAGAGAAATGCTCTTGATGGGATGAGTTTCTATGGGCCCAAAGCCAACTTCAGTAAGCACAAAAATGAG GAGGAGGACTCTGTACCCCCACGGCCACCCCTACCCCAGTCCTACGAGCCCAACCCCCCCACCGTGCCCCCTATGCCGTCTCATCCCGGCGTGCGCCCTTCATCACTCCACAAGCCAGAGGACAGGAAGGCCAATCACAGGAATAGCACGCACAGC GGTCCTGACTACAGACTGTACAAAAGTGAGCCAGAACTCACCACAGTGGCCGAAGTGGATGAGAATAATGGAGAAGACAGATCTGAATATCCATCTGATAGAGAACATGTTGGAAACAAAG GTATGTCCTATCCAGTTGGTATCGTCCCACCAAGGACCAAATCTCCAGTGCCTGATTCGTCCTCCATAGCTTCATATGTTACATTAAGAAAGACCAGGAAGCCTGACCCTAGAACG GAGCGTCCACGCAGTGCAgtggagcagcagctgtgtgctgTGGAGAGCAGCCGACCCAGGATGAGCGTGGAGGAGCAGCTGGAGAGGATCCGTCGCCACCAGCAGGGTACCCTcagggagaagaaaaaaagcctcAGCATCAGGGGTAGCAGTCAGGAGAACACACCCTCTCGCAGCCACTCATTTACTAAAGAAAACCATTACCGCAACACGCAG ttTCAAATGAGGCGCAGAGATGAGGTGATAAGCAGTGACATTCAGGAGCTGGAGGCCTCTCTCAGGCAGCAGGAGGTGGTGGGGGAGCAGGAGACGCCCGCTGAGGAGATAGCTCGTCTCAAAGAATCCTCCCAGGCTGATCACTTTAATGTCGACCGAGAG CTTTCTGTGCCTGACAAAGTGCTCATTCCTGAGCGTTACATTGAATCGGACCCCGAGGAGGCTCTGAGTCCTGAGCAGGAGGCTGATAAGCAGAGAAAAGTCGACCGCATCAAAGCCCTCATAGCCAAAAACAG CATGCAGAATGTGCTGCCTAGTCTGGCTCTAAGCCCTGAGGAGGAGACTGAAGAGGAGGTTACTGTACAGGAAAAGGAGAAGATGATTAATATCTCCTACGAGCTGGCAGCCGAGGCCTCCAAACGCAGCAAGCTGGTAGCAG TGAAAAGCCTGTCGTCCTCTTCCCCACCCCATCCGCAGTCTCCCACCACCGCACCCCCCCAGCTCACTGACGGTTCTCACTTCATGTGTGTGTAG